The Salvelinus alpinus chromosome 14, SLU_Salpinus.1, whole genome shotgun sequence genomic sequence ccccccagcaccaggtgtggccactagcctatatgaaggcccaaaattgtgtgttcctttctgctctgacaatggcatgcccattcgtgcgagatgtggtggatgaagaagcacttgtgctgaggagagccttcaggcgagaaagggtcttcagggaccggttggacccactggccttccctgatgaccatctatatgaaagatacaggttttctgcagatggcatcaggtatctatgcagactactgggtcccaggattaagcaccgcactgcacggagccatgcactgagtgtggagcaaatggtttgtgtggccttgcgcttttttgctagtggagccttcctgtactcagtgggggatgcagaacagctgaacaaggccacaatttgccgcacaataaggagtgtgtgtctggctatcaaagcattagcagatgtcttcatctccttccctggccacagaagactctgtgacatcaaagaggagttctataggattgcaggtaagaggatctacaaattacaggacaactgttaacacatagtaggatactcattactttgtgtgacaggtttccccaatgtcattggtgcagtggactgcacacacataaggataaaagccccctcaggtgcccatgaggccgattttgtgaataggaaatcctttcacagcattaatgttca encodes the following:
- the LOC139538401 gene encoding putative nuclease HARBI1 produces the protein MKAQNCVFLSALTMACPFVRDVVDEEALVLRRAFRRERVFRDRLDPLAFPDDHLYERYRFSADGIRYLCRLLGPRIKHRTARSHALSVEQMVCVALRFFASGAFLYSVGDAEQLNKATICRTIRSVCLAIKALADVFISFPGHRRLCDIKEEFYRIAGFPNVIGAVDCTHIRIKAPSGAHEADFVNRKSFHSINVQMVCNADCVISNVVAKWPGSVHDSRIFRASEIYQCLSQGEFSGVLLGDRGYGCQPFLLTPFTDPQEAQQAYNHAHARTRARVEMTFGLLKARFHCLHKLRVSPVRACDITVACAVLHNVACLRKERAPRVPPAMDWDNPAIFPDDDSGRLLRDQYVLNYFS